The following nucleotide sequence is from Psychroserpens sp. Hel_I_66.
CGTTTCTATTTTTGATCCTTTTAAAAAGTTGATATTTGGGGTCACACCTGCAGTCAAACCTACGAGATCACAAGCTAGTTCTTCTCCAGTTTCTTCAATGATAACCGATTTTACATGCCCATTTTCATCTCCTTTGATTTCCTTTAAATTGCTTGATAATCGTAAATCGATATGGTGATTTTTAATATGCCTATTGATCATTTGGCTCTCAACTTCTGGCAACACACCATCCCAAAAACTAGATTCTCTTACTAAAAAAGTAACGGGAATATTTCTAGAGTTTAGCATTTCAGCAAGTTCAATGCCAATCAAGCCACCTCCAACAATTACAGCACGTTTGCAAACTTTATTGTTTGGTGCAGTAATTTCCAATTGATCTGCATCCTGTTTGCTGTAAAGTCCTTGTACACCATCAAGATCTTGACCTGGCCAACCAAATTTATTAGGTTTACTTCCAGTAGCGATGACGAGTTTGTCATAACCCAAGTTGCCACCGTCAGCAAGTTTTAAATTTTTGTACTCCGTATCGATATGTTTAACGTACGCATTTCGAAGTTCAATTCTGTTTTTCTCCCAAAACCAATCTTCATAAGGCTTTGTGTGTTCATAGGTCATGTGTCCCATATAAATGTACATGAGTGCAGTACGAGAGAAAAAGTGTTCAGTTTCCGAAGAAATAATTGTGATTTTTTTATCG
It contains:
- a CDS encoding NAD(P)/FAD-dependent oxidoreductase is translated as MEHIVIIGNGISGVTLARQIRKLSDKKITIISSETEHFFSRTALMYIYMGHMTYEHTKPYEDWFWEKNRIELRNAYVKHIDTEYKNLKLADGGNLGYDKLVIATGSKPNKFGWPGQDLDGVQGLYSKQDADQLEITAPNNKVCKRAVIVGGGLIGIELAEMLNSRNIPVTFLVRESSFWDGVLPEVESQMINRHIKNHHIDLRLSSNLKEIKGDENGHVKSVIIEETGEELACDLVGLTAGVTPNINFLKGSKIETDKGVKVNAFLETNIKDVYAIGDCAEQQEPIGNRRPIEAVWYTGRMMGETLAQTICGNRLAYKPGHWFNSAKFLDIEYQTYGWVFGRKGRPDYEQHFHWKHEDDTKCITIAYHKQTNEFLGINTFGIRMKHEVFDKWLTEKRDVDYVMQHLKSANFDPEFYTHYEKEILATYKKNLEPSTF